Proteins encoded by one window of Acuticoccus sp. MNP-M23:
- a CDS encoding IS3 family transposase (programmed frameshift), translating into MKEHAAGIGVSELCRKHGISDATFYTWRKRYGGMEVSEARRLKALEDENGRLKKLLAEQMLDVATLRDAPGKKLLTPSARRGFVSWAIEKKGYSQRRACALIGMHPRTYRYRSQRPDDATVRQRLKTLANERRRFGYRRLHILLRREGIEVNHKKLFRLYREERLSVRRRGGRKRAIGTRAPMTLPRGPNQRWSLDFVSDQLSDGRRFRVLVVLDDFTRQCLTLVVDTSLSGARVARELDRLIVSRGKPLTIVSDNGTELTSHAILEWQEDRRVNWHYIAPGKPMQNGFVESLNGRFRDECLNEHLFRSLPGARRIIEEWRTDYNHDRPHTSLGGLTPNEFATRSRWDHNTNRVQL; encoded by the exons CTGAAGGAGCATGCCGCGGGGATCGGTGTGTCGGAGCTGTGCCGCAAGCACGGGATCAGCGACGCGACGTTCTACACGTGGCGCAAGCGCTACGGCGGAATGGAAGTGTCTGAAGCCAGGCGGCTGAAGGCGCTGGAAGATGAGAACGGCCGCCTGAAGAAGCTTCTCGCCGAACAGATGCTCGATGTGGCGACGCTGCGGGACGCTC CTGGGAAAAAACTTCTGACGCCCAGCGCACGGAGAGGCTTCGTGAGTTGGGCGATTGAAAAGAAGGGGTATTCCCAGCGGCGCGCCTGTGCCCTGATCGGGATGCATCCAAGGACTTACCGCTACCGGTCGCAGCGGCCGGACGATGCGACGGTGCGCCAACGCCTGAAAACGCTGGCGAACGAACGGCGCCGGTTCGGCTATCGGCGGCTGCATATCCTTTTGCGGCGCGAGGGTATCGAGGTGAACCACAAGAAGCTGTTCCGCCTATACCGCGAGGAGAGGCTGAGTGTACGACGGCGCGGCGGCCGAAAACGTGCCATCGGAACGCGGGCGCCAATGACCTTGCCGCGAGGACCAAACCAGCGCTGGAGCCTCGACTTTGTCTCCGACCAGCTCAGCGACGGGCGCCGCTTCCGTGTGCTGGTGGTGCTCGACGACTTCACCCGCCAGTGCCTGACGCTCGTTGTCGACACATCACTGTCGGGGGCTCGCGTGGCACGGGAACTCGACCGCCTGATCGTCAGTCGCGGCAAGCCGCTCACGATCGTCAGCGACAACGGCACCGAGCTGACCTCCCATGCCATCCTCGAATGGCAGGAGGACCGCCGCGTCAATTGGCACTACATCGCGCCCGGCAAGCCGATGCAGAACGGCTTCGTAGAGAGCCTGAACGGTCGCTTCCGCGATGAGTGCCTCAACGAGCATCTCTTCCGCAGCCTTCCGGGCGCTCGCCGCATCATTGAGGAATGGCGCACCGACTACAACCACGACAGGCCGCACACCAGCCTGGGCGGCCTCACCCCGAACGAGTTTGCAACCCGGTCCCGATGGGACCACAACACGAACAGAGTCCAGCTATGA
- a CDS encoding metal-sensing transcriptional repressor, which produces MTERHLHASHPAIIARLKRADGHLRSVIAMIEAGKPCLAVAQQLLAVEKAIANAKRELIHDHMDHCLDAEGSKTDRDELRTIARYL; this is translated from the coding sequence ATGACAGAGCGCCATCTCCACGCAAGCCACCCCGCCATCATTGCCCGGCTGAAGCGCGCCGACGGGCATCTGCGTTCCGTCATCGCGATGATCGAGGCGGGAAAGCCGTGCCTCGCCGTCGCCCAACAGCTGCTGGCGGTGGAGAAAGCGATCGCAAACGCAAAGCGAGAGCTCATTCACGATCACATGGACCACTGTCTGGACGCGGAAGGCTCCAAGACCGACCGCGACGAGTTAAGGACGATCGCGCGCTACCTTTAA
- a CDS encoding HupE/UreJ family protein, with translation MAVNAQSVSRFGARHPTLRFSLIFAALVLSAGTALAHAVTPGDAGYIQEIWGVHIIPFMYLGAKHMVTGYDHILFLLGVVFFLYRMNDVAIYVSLFAVGHSITMLAGVWFGWGVNAYIIDAIIGLSVVYKALDNLGAYQRWFGFQPNTKAATFIFGLFHGTGLATKILDYQISEDGLLPNLLAFNVGVEIGQILALAVILIVMSYWRKTVGFFRHAYTANVVMMSLGFMLMGYQITGYFVAA, from the coding sequence ATGGCCGTGAATGCACAGAGCGTGAGCCGCTTCGGCGCGCGCCACCCGACCCTTCGGTTCTCATTGATCTTTGCCGCGCTTGTCTTGAGCGCGGGGACTGCCTTAGCACACGCAGTTACACCAGGCGACGCGGGCTACATACAAGAGATCTGGGGCGTGCACATCATCCCCTTCATGTATCTCGGCGCCAAGCACATGGTGACCGGATACGACCACATCCTCTTTCTCCTCGGTGTCGTCTTCTTCCTCTACCGGATGAACGACGTCGCGATCTATGTGAGCCTCTTCGCTGTCGGCCACTCGATCACGATGCTTGCCGGCGTCTGGTTCGGCTGGGGCGTGAACGCCTACATCATCGACGCGATCATCGGCCTCTCTGTGGTTTACAAGGCCCTCGACAATCTCGGTGCGTACCAGCGCTGGTTCGGTTTCCAACCCAACACCAAGGCCGCGACATTCATCTTTGGCCTGTTCCACGGTACTGGCCTCGCGACGAAAATCCTCGATTATCAGATCTCTGAGGACGGCCTTCTGCCGAACCTTCTGGCCTTCAATGTCGGCGTGGAAATAGGCCAGATTCTCGCGCTTGCCGTGATCCTCATCGTGATGAGTTACTGGCGCAAGACTGTGGGTTTCTTCCGCCACGCCTACACCGCAAACGTCGTCATGATGTCCTTGGGATTCATGCTGATGGGCTATCAGATCACCGGCTACTTCGTAGCAGCCTAA
- a CDS encoding transmembrane anchor protein produces MFNAKRPSLEELPSSAQLLRSTILAAVAAAAILVTVVLPAEYGIDPTGVGGVLGLADMGEIKQELAEEAERDRAIHGGSDESSGLLDDVFGLFVSPAHAQEAWRDEITFTLAPDAATEIKLAMTAGDAAEYAWGAEGGRINFDLHAHGDGQSIDYERGRGETSGEGGFEAPFAGEHGWFWRNRDDTDVTVTLQLRGDYSEIVQSD; encoded by the coding sequence ATGTTCAACGCAAAGCGACCCAGCCTCGAAGAGCTGCCGAGCTCGGCCCAGCTCCTTCGCTCCACCATTCTCGCGGCCGTGGCCGCAGCGGCAATCTTAGTCACCGTCGTCCTGCCTGCAGAATACGGGATCGACCCGACCGGTGTTGGTGGCGTGCTCGGTCTCGCCGACATGGGCGAGATCAAGCAGGAGCTCGCGGAGGAGGCCGAACGGGACCGTGCAATCCACGGCGGGTCCGACGAGAGCTCCGGTCTCCTCGACGACGTGTTCGGCCTGTTTGTATCACCTGCGCATGCGCAGGAAGCCTGGCGTGACGAGATCACCTTCACGCTCGCCCCCGATGCCGCGACTGAAATCAAACTGGCCATGACAGCGGGCGATGCGGCTGAGTACGCATGGGGCGCGGAGGGCGGCCGGATCAACTTCGATCTGCACGCCCACGGCGACGGCCAGTCCATCGACTATGAGCGCGGCCGTGGCGAGACGTCAGGCGAAGGTGGCTTCGAAGCGCCTTTCGCAGGCGAGCACGGCTGGTTCTGGCGCAACCGCGACGACACCGACGTCACGGTAACCTTGCAGCTCCGCGGCGACTACAGCGAGATCGTACAGAGCGACTGA